In Carya illinoinensis cultivar Pawnee chromosome 16, C.illinoinensisPawnee_v1, whole genome shotgun sequence, a single window of DNA contains:
- the LOC122298604 gene encoding mitochondrial import inner membrane translocase subunit TIM14-3-like encodes METPLVIGGAVAGAASGTRYLIAAWQAFKARPMMPRSRKFYYGGFEKVMTRREAALVLGVRESAVMEKIKEAHKRVMMANHPDAGGSHYLASKINEAKDVLTGRNKAGSSAF; translated from the exons ATG GAAACTCCTCTAGTAATAGGTGGTGCTGTGGCAGGTGCTGCCTCAGGGACCAGATACTTGATTGCAGCATGGCAAGCATTCAAAGCTCGCCCAATGATGCCTCGTTCTCGAAAATTTTATTATGGTGGGTTTGAGAAAGTCATGACTAGGCGAGAAGCAGCATTAGTCCTTGGAGTCAG AGAGAGTGCTGTGATGGAGAAGATTAAGGAGGCTCATAAGAGGGTGATGATGGCAAATCATCCAGATGCTGGCGGGAGCCATTATCTTGCTTCCAAGATAAATGAAGCCAAGGATGTATTGACGGGTAGGAACAAGGCAGGAAGCTCAGCATTTTAG
- the LOC122299627 gene encoding cell division control protein 2 homolog A, translating to MEQYEKVEKIGEGTYGVVYKARDRMTNETIALKKIRLEQEDEGVPSTAIREISLLKEMQHGNIVKLQDVVHSEKRLYLVFEYLDLDLKKHMDSSPEFAKDLRQIKMFLHQILRGIAYCHSHRVLHRDLKPQNLLIDRRTNSLKLADFGLARAFGIPVRTFTHEVVTLWYRAPEILLGSRHYSTPVDVWSVGCIFAEMVNQRPLFPGDSEIDELFKIFRVLGTPNEDTWPGVTSLPDYKGAFPKWPPKDLATVVSSLDSTGVDLLSKMLSLDPSRRITARSALEHEYFRDI from the exons ATGGAACAG TACGAGAAAGTTGAGAAGATTGGGGAAGGAACCTATGGTGTGGTCTATAAGGCTCGTGACCGTATGACAAATGAGACTATAGCCTTAAAAAAGATTCGCTTGGAGCAAGAAGATGAGGGAGTACCAAGCACGGCAATAAGGGAAATCTCCCTCCTGAAAGAAATGCAGCATGGAAACATTGTCAA GTTACAGGATGTGGTGCACAGTGAGAAGCGCTTGTATCTGGTTTTTGAGTACCTTGACTTGGATCTGAAGAAGCACATGGATTCATCTCCAGAATTTGCAAAGGATCTACGACAAATAAAA ATGTTCCTTCATCAAATTCTCCGTGGCATTGCTTATTGTCACTCCCACAGAGTTCTTCATCGAGATCTGAAACCCCAGAATTTGCTAATAGATCGCCGCACCAATTCGCTAAAGCTTGCGGACTTTGGACTGGCCAGAGCATTTGGCATTCCAGTAAGGACGTTTACACATGAG GTGGTCACTCTGTGGTACAGAGCTCCAGAAATATTGCTTGGATCTCGCCACTACTCTACTCCTGTTGATGTGTGGTCGGTGGGTTGTATATTTGCTGAGATGGTTAACCAACGGCCATTATTTCCTGGCGACTCTGAGATTGATGAACTTTTCAAGATTTTCAG AGTCTTGGGTACTCCAAATGAGGATACATGGCCTGGTGTGACTTCTTTGCCCGATTATAAAGGTGCCTTTCCCAAATGGCCTCCTAAG GATCTAGCTACTGTGGTTTCAAGTCTGGATTCAACCGGAGTCGATCTTCTTTCT AAAATGCTCTCCTTGGATCCCAGCAGAAGGATCACGGCCAGGAGTGCCCTCGAGCATGAATACTTCAGAGATATCTGA